One genomic window of Plasmodium falciparum 3D7 genome assembly, chromosome: 10 includes the following:
- a CDS encoding flavoprotein subunit of succinate dehydrogenase: protein MIRNNKKYIRFMQSSFCRFSNIKTKAYDIIDHHYDAVIVGAGGAGLRSALELSKNKYKVACISKLFPTRSHTVAAQGGINAALGNMTEDDWRWHAYDTIKGSDWLGDQNAIHYMCREAPDSVLELEEFGLPFSRTKDGKIYQRAFGGQSLKYGKGGQAYRCAAAADRTGHAMLHTLYGQSLSYNCIFFVEYFVLDLLMLNSNECIGVICINIADGKIHRFFTPHTVIATGGYGRAYLSCTSAHACTGDGNAIVARSKLPLQDLEFVQFHPTGIYPAGCLITEGCRGEGGILRNKEGEAFMMRYAPKAKDLASRDVVSRAMTIEINEQRGCGPNADHIYLDLTHLPYETLKERLPGIMETAKIFAGVDVTKQYIPVLPTVHYNMGGIPTNYKTQVLTQNVNFNKQTNKSNEDIIVKGLYAAGEAASASVHGANRLGANSLLDIVVFGKRAALTIMEIDKPNIPKINANTNIGEESIQRLDHIRFNKGSIQTSQLRKKMQICMQKHAAVFRIGPLLQEGYKQILEICSIFKDIEITDKTLTWNTDLLETLELENLLTLASQTILAAVERKESRGAHARDDFPERDDKNYLKHSLTWMTDRNIENTKYFTTYRDVITKPLDNEMEYVPPVKRVY, encoded by the coding sequence ATGATtaggaataataaaaaatacataagaTTTATGCAATCAAGTTTTTGTAGATTCTCAAATATTAAAACGAAAGCATATGATATAATTGATCATCATTATGATGCAGTAATTGTAGGAGCTGGAGGTGCTGGATTAAGATCTGCATTGgaattatcaaaaaataaatacaaggTAGCATGTATCAGTAAATTGTTTCCAACACGATCACATACTGTAGCTGCTCAAGGTGGAATAAATGCAGCTTTAGGTAATATGACTGAAGATGATTGGAGATGGCATGCTTATGATACTATCAAAGGTTCAGATTGGCTTGGGGATCAAAACGCTATTCATTATATGTGTAGAGAAGCTCCTGATTCTGTATTAGAATTAGAAGAATTTGGACTCCCGTTTTCAAGAACAAAAGATGGGAAAATATATCAAAGAGCTTTTGGAGGACAAAGTTTAAAATATGGTAAAGGAGGACAAGCTTATAGATGTGCTGCCGCTGCTGATAGAACAGGACATGCCATGTTACATACATTATATGGACAATCCTTATCTTAcaattgtatattttttgtagaatattttgttttagaTTTACTTATGTTAAATTCTAATGAATGTATTGGGGTAATCTGTATTAATATAGCAGATGGAAAAATACATAGATTTTTTACACCACATACTGTTATAGCTACTGGGGGATATGGTCGAGCTTATTTGTCTTGTACATCTGCTCATGCATGTACAGGAGATGGTAATGCCATTGTAGCTAGAAGTAAATTACCATTACAAGATTTAGAATTTGTACAATTTCATCCAACAGGTATATACCCAGCTGGATGCTTAATTACTGAAGGATGTAGAGGAGAAGGTGgtattttaagaaataaagaAGGAGAAGCCTTTATGATGAGATATGCACCTAAAGCAAAAGATTTAGCTAGTcgtgatgttgttagtagaGCTATGACCATAGAAATTAATGAACAAAGAGGATGTGGACCAAACGcagatcatatatatttagatttAACACATTTACCATATGAAACATTAAAAGAAAGATTACCAGGCATAATGGAAACTGCAAAAATTTTTGCGGGAGTTGATGTAACTAAACAATATATTCCTGTCTTACCAACAGTTCATTATAATATGGGTGGAATTCCAACTAATTATAAAACACAAGTGTTAACACAAAAcgtaaattttaataaacaaaCTAATAAATCAAATGAAGATATTATTGTAAAAGGCCTTTATGCTGCAGGAGAAGCTGCATCAGCATCTGTTCATGGAGCAAATCGGTTAGGAGCTAATTCACTTTTAGATATTGTCGTTTTTGGTAAAAGAGCTGCACTAACTATTATGGAGATAGATAAACCAAATATTCCTAAAATAAATGCAAATACTAATATAGGTGAAGAATCTATACAAAGATTAGATCATATAAGATTTAATAAAGGTAGTATACAAACATCgcaattaagaaaaaaaatgcaaATATGCATGCAAAAACATGCTGCTGTTTTTAGAATTGGACCGTTATTACAAGAAGGTTATAAACAAATTCTTGAAATATGTTCCATTTTTAAAGACATAGAAATTACTGATAAAACGTTAACATGGAATACAGATTTATTAGAAACATTAGAACTTGAAAATTTACTAACACTCGCATCACAAACTATCTTAGCAGCTGTTGAAAGAAAAGAATCAAGAGGTGCTCATGCTCGTGACGATTTCCCTGAAAGAGATGATAAAAACTATTTAAAACATTCCTTAACATGGATGACTGACAGAAATATTGagaatacaaaatattttacgACTTACAGGGATGTTATAACAAAACCATTAGATAATGAAATGGAATATGTTCCACCTGTTAAACgtgtttattaa
- a CDS encoding thioredoxin-like associated protein 2, putative — MSQNKLYKTNYGYNNPILLNKNERNIKTYVNQETMTNKLLTTYNRSPLQSNYEHNIPKIIHSSTIKKQGVINENNGDKIYKPNYRDMNNLYNSKYVFSKNTPEYINGRKQMITVYDNIKNEERNKSINYYKNKNMIKIPSSYNSNNGNKIKSNNVKDGVLQLEKGSIQNVAKNMNTFHNKSNENGKFIKKLNNSNYKEVTSNVDEIRLLNKSLSAKISSSIKTNYEKSNILDHKKNTNVKVSKISIENKKYNIRKKENMKWAPKYNNNNNNNNNKDHKNMIIESVKVVKNPKEINKKKTKIVQNKYKNPLPSYICLHFHDNSLNLNNGLKIFNDMITVDKNQRMKKWNGYEWDVIEKDFHFLIKARYDNKGNIWCINKSYEVLKIMRNKLKNFGHLGKEEIIDIGFDKKNILWCINRKGQLLKWVKTKWDNIQYKGFHKLICFSFDKKGELWAINLKKELAIWNKKNKCWDEKYIKDNLKISCIDFDGDGKLWVVSNSGALLTYSKDQWINFGLVCLDELICISFKKLQE; from the coding sequence ATGAGTCAAAACAAATTGTATAAAACCAATTATGGATATAATAATCCAATtttgttaaataaaaatgaacgaAATATAAAGACGTATGTCAACCAAGAGACAATGaccaataaattattaacaaCATATAATCGAAGTCCACTACAATCAAATTACGAACATAATATTCCGAAGATTATACATAGCTCtacaattaaaaaacaaggtgtaataaatgaaaataatggagataaaatatacaaaccAAATTATAgagatatgaataatttatataactccaaatatgttttttctaaaaatacacctgaatatataaatggaaGAAAACAAATGATAACtgtatatgataatattaaaaatgaggAAAGGAATAAaagtattaattattataaaaataaaaatatgattaaAATACCTTCAAGttataattcaaataatggaaataaaataaaatcaaataatGTTAAAGACGGTGTATTACAACTTGAAAAAGGTAGTATACAAAATGTtgcaaaaaatatgaatacatttcataataaaagtaatgaAAATGGTaaattcattaaaaaattaaataatagtaattataAAGAAGTAACATCAAATGTTGATGAGATAAGATTATTGAATAAATCGTTGTCCGCTAAAATTAGCTCAAGTATAAAGACAAATTATGAAAAGAGTAACATTTTGGATCATAAAAAGAACACAAATGTTAAGGTAAGTAAAATTTctattgaaaataaaaaatataatataagaaaGAAAGAGAATATGAAATGGGCcccaaaatataataataataataataataataataataaggatcataaaaatatgattatagAGAGTGTCAAGGTAGTTAAGAATCCCAAAgaaattaacaaaaaaaaaacaaaaattgtacaaaataaatataagaatcCACTACCAAGTTACATATGTTTACATTTTCATGACAAttcattaaatttaaataatggtctcaaaatatttaatgataTGATAACTGTTGATAAGAATCAGAGGATGAAAAAATGGAATGGGTATGAATGGGATGTAATTGAAAaggattttcattttttaataaaagctcgatatgataataaaggaaatatatggtgtataaataaatcttATGAAGTTTTGAAAATTATgagaaataaattaaaaaattttggtCATTTGGGGAAGGAAGAAATTATCGACATTGGATTTgacaaaaagaatatattatggTGTATAAACCGTAAAGGACAATTATTAAAATGGGTTAAAACAAAATGGGATAATATACAATACAAGGGTTTTCATAAATTAATATGTTTCTCCTTTGATAAGAAAGGAGAATTATGGGCGATAAATTTGAAGAAGGAACTTGCCATAtggaataagaaaaataaatgttgGGATGAAAAGTATATTAAGGATAATTTGAAAATATCTTGTATAGATTTTGATGGAGATGGAAAGTTATGGGTAGTTTCTAATTCAGGTGCATTATTAACATATTCAAAAGATCAATGGATAAATTTTGGATTGGTTTGCTTGGATGAGTTAATATGTAtaagttttaaaaaattgcaagaatga
- a CDS encoding Sec1 family protein, putative, with protein sequence MSLNIQEQQKNSAISMLNLNEYQENGNNRGNILYYSHDKIWKILIYDKEGQNILAPLLKVGNLRHHGVTLNMNIQRERNSIPEVNAVYLIDNNKENIDKVIEDMVKNMYGSYYINFLSYVSQENFEYFASECVKNNIVSYISRITDRYIKFISLSSSTFSLNIPYCFKILHETNDELIKDVINKITEGLISFLVTLGVVPIIRVSSNSSNPSKMIAQKLHEKIYELLNMRYTNNYVFNSKNIQRPLLILADRQIDLSVMIQHAWTYQALIHDVFDIKLNKITIQAVNCNNNNMNNINSINNINASYFNKKDTNNCVIKSYDIDTNDTFFKNNCHKPFPDVANNISECLNSYNEKMKNINKNEHTNNANNANFINHSSNNNNNNITGGLMNAMNILPEMTEHKRLLDMHTNILTELIKEIKERELDKFYENEFDFECLNDKSCIQYMNNILNSSKGNPMDKYRAFLCLYLAKKKNINIQTIDTFINQLKNLQVDTSSIQFIKQLDKYKSMNININVTNNNTTTLNHSNSTTFKQQLNTYSNIFIDKGYNILQGAKNLLPKRREIKITKLVETLLENKPSSLNDQFMYIDPKTPPNSNNNDKIFIKQENIKECIIFLIGGGNYIEVSALNDLEDKLNKKIIYGTTDFVRPENFVQELNQIGASLM encoded by the coding sequence ATGTCTCTGAACATTCAAGAACAACAGAAGAATAGTGCGATAAGTATGCTAAATTTGAACGAGTACCAAGAAAATGGAAATAACAGAGGGAATATATTGTACTATTCACATGACAAGATAtggaaaattttaatatatgataaagaaGGACAGAATATTTTAGCTCCATTATTAAAAGTAGGGAATTTAAGACATCATGGTGTAAcattaaatatgaatatacagAGAGAAAGAAATTCGATTCCAGAAGTAAATGCTGTTTATTtgattgataataataaagaaaatatagataAGGTTATTGAAGACAtggtaaaaaatatgtatggtagttattatataaattttttatcttatgttagtcaagaaaattttgaatattttgcAAGTGAAtgtgtaaaaaataatattgtatcatatatatcaagAATTACAgatagatatattaaatttattagtTTATCTAGTAGTACCTTTTCTTTAAACATCCCATattgttttaaaatattacatgAAACAAATGatgaattaataaaagatGTTATCAATAAAATTACAGAAGGTTTAATCTCATTTTTAGTTACATTAGGTGTTGTACCTATTATCAGGGTTTCTTCAAATTCATCTAACCCATCAAAAATGATAGCTCAAAAATTACATGAAAAAATTTATGAGCTCTTAAATATGAGATATactaataattatgtatttaaTTCTAAGAATATACAAAGACCATTACTTATATTGGCAGACAGACAAATCGATTTAAGTGTTATGATTCAACATGCTTGGACATATCAAGCTTTAATACATGATGTATTCGATATTaagttaaataaaataactatACAAGCTGTTAactgtaataataataatatgaacaatataaacagtataaacaatataaatgcttcatattttaataagaaGGATACAAATAATTGTGTTATAAAATCATATGATATTGATACTAATGAtaccttttttaaaaacaattgTCATAAACCTTTTCCTGATGTAGCAAATAATATTAGTGAATGTCTAAATAGCTATAAtgaaaagatgaaaaatattaacaaaaatgaaCATACAAATAATGCAAATAATgcaaattttattaatcatagtagtaataataataataataatattacaggTGGACTTATGAATGCTATGAATATATTACCAGAAATGACAGAACATAAAAGACTTTTAGACAtgcatacaaatatattaacagAATTAATTAAAGAAATCAAAGAGAGAGAATTAGataaattttatgaaaatgaaTTTGATTTTGAATGTTTAAATGATAAAAGCTGTATacaatatatgaataatattttaaattcatCAAAAGGAAATCCTATGGATAAATATCGTGCATttctttgtttatatttagcaaaaaaaaaaaatattaatatacaaaCTATTGATACATTTATAaatcaattaaaaaatttacaagTAGATACATCCTCAATACAATTTATTAAACAattagataaatataaatccatgaatataaatattaacgtaacaaataataatacaaccACATTAAATCATTCTAATAGTACGACCTTTAAACAACAACTTAATACttatagtaatatatttattgataaAGGATATAACATCTTACAAGGAGCAAAAAACTTATTACCTAAAAGAAGAGAAATCAAAATCACCAAACTTGTTGAAACCTTATTAGAAAATAAACCATCCTCATTAAATGAccaatttatgtatatagaTCCAAAAACACCACCTAattctaataataatgataaaatatttattaaacaagaaaatattaaagaatgtattatattcctTATCGGAGGAGGAAATTATATTGAAGTCTCAGCCTTAAATGACCTCGAAGATAAgctaaacaaaaaaattatttatggtACCACAGATTTTGTTAGACCAGAGAATTTTGTTCAAGAGTTAAATCAAATAGGTGCATCACTAATGTAG
- a CDS encoding translation initiation factor IF-3, putative: MNTCIDFHKKKKKLLIHPIHLLNYVYNYNRLFCCHLVNLPLYKKRSHLKNEKDNLKRYKNYETHLKCLNYDFLTHTNTFYNIRKKFTTFININERQNHIANIKNNIQSNHKKENNILTNNIINNNNIYMNNSHKIHGLLNKQIAQIKNSTHTHPRSYNFDPCTKTKKIQVYYNCEMNDVIRKINYIKKFLSTGSPVDIFLIYNTHDHIKTRNIKMKKQTKISKNKISNIEDEQQEEPHNHYDRQIFKNYESNKITKFLHTQKLNETKYSLHLYIKINFILNHIRNISIVDEIFRHIQNKNHIILIKAYPK; encoded by the coding sequence atGAACACTTGTATTGAtttccataaaaaaaaaaaaaaattacttaTTCATCCAATACACTTATTGAactatgtatataattataacagGCTGTTTTGTTGTCACCTTGTTAACTTAccgttatataaaaaaaggagtcatttgaaaaatgaaaaggataatttaaaaagatataaaaattatgaaacaCATTTAAAATGCCTAAATTATGATTTTCTTACTCATACGAACACATTTTacaatataagaaaaaaatttacaacttttattaatattaatgaaagaCAAAACCATATagcaaatattaaaaataatatacaatcaAACCATAAGAAGGAAAATAACATCTTaactaataatattattaataataacaatatatatatgaacaattcACATAAAATACATGGTTTattaaacaaacaaatagcacaaattaaaaattcaACTCATACACATCCAAGAAGTTACAATTTTGATCCATgtacaaaaacaaaaaaaatccaAGTTTATTATAATTGTGAAATGAATGATGTaattagaaaaataaattatattaaaaagtttTTATCAACTGGATCACCTGTAGatatttttctaatataCAACACACATGATCATATCAAAACTCgaaacataaaaatgaaaaaacaaacaaaaataagtaaaaataaaatatccaATATTGAAGACGAACAACAAGAAGAACCACATAACCATTATGATAgacaaatatttaaaaattacgAATCCAACAAAATAACCAAATTTTTACACacacaaaaattaaatgaaacaaaatattccttacatttatatatcaaaattaattttatattaaatcatATTAGAAATATATCAATAGTTGATGAAATCTTTAGACacattcaaaataaaaatcatatcattttaataaaagcatatccaaaatga
- a CDS encoding ribosomal protein L27, putative, which yields MKNKVVIIYFLVYITYVILAKSKNDLKVTKAYLRYGKNDQNIQNRKREKRTHMYLNNSSLLSSKNNNMNKTFFKYNKFIDQNNDKEYFMKTFFKNGNIIKFRYTHELWAKKKGVGSSRNGRDSNPKNLGVKVLGNNFAHAGNIIVRQRGRTFKPGNGVKQGRDFTLIAVKSGKVHFFNRVVSIIDVSEPKPLTFKDIYQENPTIIGLSKMWMSA from the coding sequence atgaaaaataaggTTGTCATAATTTACTTTTTAGTATACATTACATATGTCATATTAGCTAAGTCAAAAAATGACCTTAAAGTTACGAAGGCATATTTAAGATATGGAAAGAATGatcaaaatattcaaaatagGAAACGAGAAAAAAGAACTCATATGTATTTGAATAACTCCAGTTTGTTGTCAtcaaagaataataatatgaataaaacatttttcaaatataataaatttattgatcaaaataatgacaaagaatattttatgaaaactttttttaaaaatgggaatataataaaatttagaTATACTCATGAATTGTgggcaaaaaaaaaaggagtaGGAAGTAGTCGAAATGGTAGAGATAGTAATCCAAAGAATTTGGGAGTGAAAGTATTAGGTAATAATTTTGCACATGCTGGGAATATTATAGTTAGACAAAGAGGACGTACTTTTAAACCTGGTAACGGAGTAAAACAAGGAAGAGATTTTACACTAATAGCTGTTAAATCAGGAAAGGTCCATTTTTTTAATCGTGTTGTAAGTATTATTGATGTTAGTGAACCGAAACCATTGACGTTCAAGGATATATATCAAGAAAATCCTACCATTATAGGTTTATCAAAAATGTGGATGTCAGCTtga
- a CDS encoding ADP-ribosylation factor, putative gives MGLIFSSIFSRLFSNKEVRILILGLDNAGKTTILNRLQLGEVIQTIPTIGFNVETVNYKNLKLQVWDLGGQSSIRPYWRCYYKNTNAIIYVIDSSDSERLNSTKYEINMILKEIDLEGVLLVIFANKQDIQNALSIAQISKDLNLTSIRDRQWAIFSTSATKNIGITEALDWLVNNIK, from the coding sequence ATGGGATTGATATTTTCGTCGATATTTTCTCGGTTGTTCTCAAATAAAGAGGTCAGAATATTAATCTTAGGTTTAGACAATGCAGGAAAAACTACGATATTAAATAGATTACAACTAGGAGAAGTAATACAAACCATACCTACTATTGGTTTTAATGTGGAGACagttaattataaaaatttgaaaTTACAAGTATGGGATTTAGGAGGACAGTCATCCATTAGACCATATTGGAgatgttattataaaaatacgaATGcaattatttatgttattgaTAGTTCAGATAGTGAAAGATTAAATAGTAcaaaatatgaaattaatatgatattaaaagaaatagatTTAGAAGGTGTTCTCTTAGTTATTTTTGCTAATAAGCAAGATATACAAAATGCTCTTTCTATTGCTCAAATATCAAAAGATTTAAATTTAACATCAATTAGAGATAGACAATGGGCAATTTTTAGTACAAGTGCTACTAAAAATATTGGTATTACTGAGGCACTAGATTGGCTAgtcaataatattaaataa